The following proteins are co-located in the Triticum aestivum cultivar Chinese Spring chromosome 1A, IWGSC CS RefSeq v2.1, whole genome shotgun sequence genome:
- the LOC123049460 gene encoding probable glutathione S-transferase GSTU6 — MAGGGSDEVKLLGMWASPFVLRVQLALSLKGVGYEYVEEDLKSKSELLLKSNPVLQKVPVLIHDGKPVCESSVILQYIDEAFAGVGPSLLPEEPHGRAVARFWAAYIDGTLVKASSQASMAKTEEEKAEGKKQVTAAVETLEGALRDCSNGKPFFGGDTAGYVDVMLGGLLAWVHAGDKMKGVKTFDPATTPLLAAWADNFGSLDAVEAVMPDVGKLVEFAMAMHARAAAAATN; from the exons ATGGCCGGAGGAGGAAGCGACGAAGTGAAGCTGCTGGGCATGTGGGCGAGCCCGTTCGTCCTTCGCGTCCAGCTCGCGCTCAGCCTCAAGGGCGTCGGCTACGAGTACGTCGAAGAGGACCTCAAGAGCAAGAGCGAGCTGCTCCTCAAGTCCAACCCCGTGCTccagaaggtgccggtgctgatccACGACGGCAAGCCCGTGTGCGAGTCGTCGGTCATCCTGCAGTACATCGACGAGGCTTTCGCCGGCGTCGGCCCCTCGCTCCTCCCGGAGGAACCCCACGGCCGCGCCGTTGCTCGCTTCTGGGCCGCTTACATCGACGGCACG CTCGTGAAAGCGTCGTCCCAGGCGTCCATGGCCAAGacggaggaggagaaggccgaGGGGAAGAAGCAGGTGACCGCCGCGGTGGAGACCTTGGAGGGGGCCCTGAGGGACTGCTCTAACGGCAAACCCTTCTTCGGCGGCGACACCGCGGGGTACGTCGACGTGATGCTCGGCGGCCTCCTCGCATGGGTGCACGCGGGCGATAAGATGAAGGGCGTCAAGACCTTCGATCCCGCCACCACTCCGCTCTTGGCTGCGTGGGCGGACAACTTCGGATCGTTGGACGCGGTGGAGGCGGTCATGCCGGACGTGGGCAAGCTGGTCGAGTTTGCCATGGCGATGCACGCTCGCGCCGCAGCCGCCGCTACAAACTAA